Below is a window of Camelina sativa cultivar DH55 chromosome 11, Cs, whole genome shotgun sequence DNA.
TCTTGTGGTCTACGCGATCCTCTTGTCTTCTTCGTGGAATTCGCTGAATTCGATAGTGAATTGGTACGGTGATAACCACCAGACGTCATCTGGTTTGCCTGCGCTTTACGCCTCGGTTCTTTTAGGTGCTGTGTTCGGAGTTCTCTCGATGGCGGCGGCGCTGTTCATAGCTGTGCCGGCGATCGTTGTGATCTGGATATCGGTGGTGGTGTCGATGGCTTTCGCTGGGAAATCGAGGAAGAGAGTGGTGATCGAAGGGAGGAAAGTGACGAAAGAGATCGCTGGTTTTGTGTTTAGGGTTCTTCTTAAAGAAGGAAACTTCGTGGCTCTTATTTGTGCTCTTCTTGCTTACTTCGTCTTCTTTAACTCCTActctttcacttcttcttgattcaatttttttgttgcgTTTTGTCTCATTAACGAAAAcatcttacaagttacaactaaTATATCGAAATCTTTCCTCGTTAATTGTTGTCGTCGTTTAGCTTAACaagatttggtttcttgatgAATCTGAAAAATATCGAGATCTTCTTTGTTGGATTGATGTGTGTGTTTCTGATGATGTCAGATCGAATGCTTCCACGTCACAATACCGACACGTGAAGTTATTTGTcatatcttttgtttatttcttttagaGGAACACAGATTCTTCTTTTGGTCTCTCTGTTTGTCGGTCGTTCTCTGTCTCTGTCCGTAGAAGAGCTTCTCAAACTCTGAAGTCTGAACTATAATATGGTGTTGAAGGCCTTTTTTGGTGGGCTTACCGGTTTTACCGTCGAGTACCACATTGGTTGTAACTTCCATAGACTAATGAAGAACTGTTTAGTGAAAACGTTTGGTATACAGTATATGGTTTCACTAATCTTGTTTCTGAAGTTTTGGTCTCTTAAATGTCCTAAGCGTTTTATAGCTTTATTTAACTATTGAAGTATTTGAAAATTCTGTGAGATAACTCATGCTACTAACAATTAGATCATTTGTcaacacattttatttttgtatacttTGAAGACGTTTGAATTTCTTAATTACTTTgtaacagaattttttttaaaagtttgttttgGGGTCAAACAacttatatatgatttaaaagATGACAATGACCCAGAAACTATGAAACATATATACTGTGACAACAATGGGGGAAGATAAATTGTGTTTGAAGGAGGAAGTGCATGTGATTAGGTATGGACCGTATGGTCCATACGGCAGTTGTTAGGTAAAAGCTTATAAAGTGATGAGTATTCTTCATCATGTAGCATTAATAACTACTGTTAGAAGGTGCCCAATCCAAGTCAAAGCATAGTTTATAAAACAAGTGAACGATTATGCATATTTGACAAAAaggatttatattttcaaaacatgttCCCATATTCTTGATCTATAATGAGTATAATTCTCAGTCATCTTTTAGTATATCTTACTTAGATTTTGTTTGCATTTCTCTTCACGTGTTATTCAAACTCATTGCTTACGTTCAATAAAAATCCTTATAATATGTATTATACTATTATGAAATGACTCGACAGTTCCGGGTGTTAAGAAAACTAGCTAGAAAAGCGTCACCGACAACATTCAAGAATTCAGTATTTTACTTCTgtctattatttaattatataccGCAGTCCCACACCCTTTACTTGTaaacttgtaacttgtaagtacAATACATGTCGGCAAAAAAAGTAGTTaacaaaacattagaaaaatacaaaagcgGAGACGATTGTGATGAACTGGTTCACAAACTTTGTTATCGTAACTTAATATTTAGTTTTGGCTAAACTACAaggataaaaagaaaatcttacCACAAATGTAGTTGTCATGCTTATCTATAGTATATGCTATCATCGTATTCATAAACAAAACGTGGGCAACACCTCGAATGATTTCATTTTCATCAAAGAGAAGTAGATGTTGACTCTATGCAGAAGCTAAATATTTAATCTATGTCTGAATTAACCGTTTTATGTATATTCTAAACGAGTTGGTAATAATAGTATGAGTTAGGAACTTTAGTAGTAAAGGGAATGATCTTGTAAACAGTATAATAATTTCAGAagtgaaaattattaaaagggTTCACAGTTAAGGTATTCACGTCACATGAATGAACAACAATgaacatttctcaaaaattcGAAGTTGATGACACTCCAACGCATGTGACctgtttatttactttttcttagAGACTTTCATATGTTTGTTTAGTCTcttatagttttatttcttaaatACTAGGTTAATTTCTGTGCCTTTTTTTACTCTTCGTTGGTGGGTCAAAAGTTCTGTTCTTTTCTCTTCAATTACTTACTTATTTTACATACATCAGTAATTAAAAGTATCAAATTTATAGGAAGATAAGTAACTGCAACTTAGTAGcttttgtagaaaacaaaaaacatcacTATCATTGAAAAAGCTCTTTAATTatttcacaaaagaaaatcagattacttgattgaaaaaaaaaaaaaaaaacatagtattaCAGAAAA
It encodes the following:
- the LOC104722072 gene encoding uncharacterized protein LOC104722072; this translates as MADKEEQETMTSYKLFLRVISKRRTWACLFLVVYAILLSSSWNSLNSIVNWYGDNHQTSSGLPALYASVLLGAVFGVLSMAAALFIAVPAIVVIWISVVVSMAFAGKSRKRVVIEGRKVTKEIAGFVFRVLLKEGNFVALICALLAYFVFFNSYSFTSS